CCGGCCCCCAGCATGTCAGCGTACAGTCGCAGCGCTGCCGCCGGGTCGCGGCCGCCGCTGACGTGGCCGCGCATCAGGGTGTTGTAGTCGAAGGCCTCCGGCTCGTCGAGCGAGTCGAAGATGGAGGCCGCGAGCTCCGTGCCGCCTGGCCAGCCCGAGAGCGCGCACGCCGCGAGCAGCGGCCGCGCGTGCCGCGGGGAGCGGTCGAGGCCCAGCTTGATGTGCCTCGCGTGCGCCTTCCTGACATCGTCCACGCTCCGCACCGAgacggccgtcgccgccgtaccacatggcgccgccgcctgctccctcAGCCTCTTCTCCAGCGCCTGCGCCGGcaacggcgccggcgcggcggttcTCGGCGCAGCGACCTGGTGCGACTGCGCCTGGGACAAAACTAAACCTCCCACCATGCTAGCACTAGCACCATTGGCGTGCGGTGCAGCGCAGGCGGGGTGACGAAACTACCATCGCCGAACCGCGCCCGGTGGCCACATGGAGCTCTAGTGTGCACAAGAACCGGTTACCGCGgcgagtaaaaaaaaaaaatcccatgtCTCTCTCGCCACCATGGTCGTCTTGCTCGATCTCACCGAACTGGACGCAGAGTTGCAGACATGGGCACCGCCCCAAATGGGTCCCACATGCAAGGGATTTGTGGCTGAGGAGCAGCGCTGGGATTTTCTCGAGGTGTTGGATGTCATCCAGGAGTTGGAGCGGGCAAATGGCAGCAGGGCTGGGACGACGCCGTGGCAAACTGATTAGGCTGAAGATAAGGTCCATGGCCAGCGGGGCATGCACCAAAAGCAACCCAGGCTGGAGGCTGACAATATGGACCCACCTACCAGTGCTATAGTAGGCATATTTGCCAATTGCTCTAGGCACATCTTTATCGTTTGAGAAAGTTTTCGCGCAAATTTGGAACCAATACGGTAGAAACCTAGAAACTTCTTTAACTGAAACGGGTGCAAGCACCCGTCACTGAACTCCCCTCCCATTTCTTTAGACAGAGGCGAATTGATCACGAcgttttcttttctccattttctcTTTCAGAAAAGGGTCAGCAAAATTTAGCTGCCAATCACATAATTGTAAGGTGTTTTTATTTTCGCTCTTGCTCATTAAAACAGATTTTGTTATGGTTGTATCGGATACTCCAAGAAACGGCTACATACATCTTTCATAATTTGAATCCTTGCGTGGGAATCATATTTTCACGCCTTCACCCAAAAGTTTGCTTATGATCAGCTAAAAAGAACAATGCAATCAATGttaaaaggaaagcaaacctgttTACTGAGCATGTCAGAGTAAGAGGCGTAACAACATGCAGTGCGTTGTAGGGTGATCAGAATTTATCAATGGGGTATGTGATTGTGATGTTTGTTATTAATGGGCTATGCAGCAACGATTGTATTCgtatttttttatagaaaaaacTCCTGGATAAGGGTCATCAGGAGATAGGATTGGTATTAATATATTTTCCTTTACAAATGCCAGATCTCCTAGCCCAacgtaaaaaaataaaataaaataaaaaaggcaATATTGAAAAAGATTGTTGAGATGGGCTGGATTAGACACAGTCCATGTAGTAACATGACAAGTGGAAAGAAGCCCAAACAGAGGTCCATCGGCCCTAATTCTCATTCTCTTCTCCATTTTCTGGACTACTATTCTACAGTATTAAAACGCTCTACTGTCAATTTATTCTAACTAGATAATtctgcccgtgcgttgctacgagtAATGTTGGTATACGTGTCAGATATGTATATATAATTGTCtgttaatttgtagggatcCACGTGATCGAGTCATGGCCTAAGGGCTAGTCCGACTCGCATAAGGGATGGATTAAGACCCACCTGTCAATAACACAAGACGGACCGAACCAAAAATTTAGTAGACCAAACaaaaaatttaggtggaaacCTTATTCATTTTAAAAATAAGTATAAATTAGTtatctataaaaaaatataaccgAAACACAACTTTACATTCAACACTGTTATAAAAAGGTCCACATCTCATGTTACCTGCCGCTGGGTCTTGTAGAGAACCCAGCATAACATTACTAGTGAAGAAGTCTATATATAATATAAGGATCCAAAGAAATTGAAATAATCTCTCACCAAAAAATTTACTCCCACCCTCTCATAAAGGCCCACAAATCAGGAAGTTTTTGGTTCAACGTTGCCTCGACGAAACTCTCTAGCGGCAAAAACAATGTTTGCGCGATGTTTCTGCCTTCCCCGtcgtttttttttctcaccGCGCCTCTCCGCTTACCCGCTGCGATACCCACCCCACGCCCTCTCCATCCCCGTCGCTCCTCCCTTCCCCAtccgtaccatccgctaatccgcatcgtgctgcccttcccatgctctctcctcctccgcccgacCGCCCCCATGCGCTTTGCCTCCGCAGGGAGTAGGTTCTCCTTCGGGGATGGCAGTGCCGCGACTGGGGACATGCACGCTGAGCAAGGGAGCGTGGAGATGGAGGCGGATCGGGGATGGGATCGTGCAGATGGACGCGTGCATCGCGCGGAGATGGCGTCAGCCGGGGGCGttagcgacggcgacggccttcTCTCCGGTAATCTCGTCTCCatcctcttccttgaccttctctCACGGGTTAGGGTTCGATAGTTTTTTTATTCGTATGCCTGGATGGCCGGATCCGGTTCTTGACTCATGATTTTCATGCCTAGCGGGCCGA
This window of the Panicum virgatum strain AP13 chromosome 1K, P.virgatum_v5, whole genome shotgun sequence genome carries:
- the LOC120639539 gene encoding DNA topoisomerase 4 subunit A-like is translated as MFLPSPSFFFLTAPLRLPAAIPTPRPLHPRRSSLPHPYHPLIRIVLPFPCSLLLRPTAPMRFASAGSRFSFGDGSAATGDMHAEQGSVEMEADRGWDRADGRVHRAEMASAGGVSDGDGLLSALEASSATNLLCSVLKVDFIPNFDNSQREPSLLLARVPSLLLNGSSGIAVGMATNIPPHNLGELVDVLSVIIQKPEATNHPAAEVAALPPPATTDTEDRAAAATPADNDPSITVP